In the genome of Thermodesulfobacteriota bacterium, one region contains:
- a CDS encoding DOMON-like domain-containing protein, which translates to MGPLDFSLEQFPGEIIPPDLRIGGTVGLRGDALSVAFALRGGLSGIAIPPPARVAGRKDRLWEETCLELFIGEAGSGGYREINLSPSGHWNVYRFSGYRQGMREEKAVASLPFTVVREPDALLLSLELDLARILPGSGELEIGASAVLRDAAGRTSHWALRHPAPRPDFHRREGFAIVLSREERNGGKRGFIKR; encoded by the coding sequence TTGGGTCCGCTCGATTTTTCCCTCGAACAGTTCCCCGGAGAGATAATTCCGCCCGACCTGCGGATCGGGGGGACCGTCGGACTGCGCGGAGACGCCCTGTCCGTCGCCTTCGCCCTCCGTGGCGGCCTGTCGGGCATCGCCATCCCCCCGCCCGCCCGGGTCGCCGGCAGGAAGGACCGTCTCTGGGAGGAGACCTGCCTGGAGCTGTTCATCGGGGAGGCCGGTTCCGGCGGATACCGGGAGATCAACCTGTCGCCGTCCGGCCATTGGAACGTGTATCGGTTTTCAGGCTACCGGCAGGGGATGCGGGAGGAGAAGGCGGTCGCATCGCTTCCATTCACCGTCGTCCGGGAGCCGGATGCCCTGCTGCTTTCCCTCGAGCTGGACCTTGCGCGGATCCTGCCTGGAAGCGGGGAGCTCGAGATCGGGGCCAGCGCGGTCCTCCGGGATGCGGCGGGAAGGACCAGCCACTGGGCGCTTCGCCATCCCGCTCCCCGGCCGGACTTCCATCGGAGGGAAGGCTTCGCGATCGTCCTTTCCCGGGAAGAGCGAAACGGCGGGAAACGGGGATTCATCAAACGTTGA
- a CDS encoding DUF1059 domain-containing protein: protein MDKYLSCWNVTGKCYFVVRDVTEEGAIRQIAEHAEKAHGMEFTEELREKARLQMRIAA from the coding sequence ATGGACAAGTACCTGAGCTGCTGGAACGTGACCGGGAAATGCTACTTCGTCGTGAGGGACGTAACGGAGGAAGGGGCGATCCGGCAGATTGCGGAGCACGCGGAAAAAGCGCACGGGATGGAATTCACGGAGGAACTGAGGGAGAAAGCGAGATTGCAGATGCGGATTGCGGCGTGA